From one Lycium ferocissimum isolate CSIRO_LF1 chromosome 7, AGI_CSIRO_Lferr_CH_V1, whole genome shotgun sequence genomic stretch:
- the LOC132064246 gene encoding LOW QUALITY PROTEIN: probable linoleate 9S-lipoxygenase 5 (The sequence of the model RefSeq protein was modified relative to this genomic sequence to represent the inferred CDS: deleted 1 base in 1 codon), producing the protein MILGKIVDTITGKDNGKKVKGTVILMKKNVLDFNDIGASVVDGVVEFLGQKVSLQLISSVHADPANGLQGKHSNPAYLENWLTHITPLAAGESAFSVTFDWDYDEFGVPGACIIKNLHLSEFFLKSLTLEDVPSHGKIHFVCNSWVYPAFRYKTDRIFFVNQAYLPSETPEPLRQHRENELVTLRGDGTGKLEEWDRIYDYAYYNDLGDPNRGEEFARPVLGGSSEYPYPRRGRTGREPTKTDPYSESRIPLLMSLDIYVPRDERFGHVKMSDFLTFTLKSIIQMLLPGFKSLFDGTPNEFDRFEDVLKLYEGGIKLPQGPLLKAITDGIPFEILKDILQTDGQGLLKYPTPQLIQEDKTAWRTDEEFAREMLAGVNPVIISRLQEFPPKSKLDPNIYGNQNSTITRELIEDKLDGLTVDEAIKTNRIYILNYHDTIMPYLRRINTSTNTKTYASRTLLFLQDNGTLKPLAIELSLPHPDGDQFGAVSKVYTPADQGVEGSIWQLAKAYVTVIDSGIHQLVCHWLNTHTVIEPFVIATNRQLSVLHPIHKLLYPHFRDTMNINALARQMLVNCGGFVETLVFPAKYSMEMSAVVYKDWVFPEQSLPADLIKRGVAVEDSSSPHGIRLLIQDYPYAVDGLKIWSAIKNWVSEYCNFYYKSDESVQKDIELQAWWKEIREQGHGDKKDEPWWPNMQNLQELIDSCTTTIWIASALHAAVNFGQYPYGGYLVNRPTLSRNFMPEPGSAEHEELKTNPDKVYLKTIVSQWQTLLEISVLEVLSRHASDEVYLGQRDSPEWTKDQEPLSAFERFGNKLSDIENQIMQMNGDGKWKNRSGPVNVPYTLLFPTSDEGLTGKGIPNSISI; encoded by the exons ATGATTCTAGGCAAGATTGTGGATACTATCACTGGAAAAGATAACGGGAAAAAGGTGAAAGGAACAGTGATATTGATGAAGAAGAATGTTTTGGACTTCAATGACATAGGTGCCTCTGTTGTTGATGGAGTTGTTGAGTTCCTTGGCCAGAAGGTCTCTCTCCAGTTGATTAGTTCTGTTCATGCTGATCCTG CAAATGGCTTACAAGGGAAACACAGCAATCCAGCATACTTAGAAAACTGGCTTACACACATCACTCCATTAGCAGCAGGTGAATCAGCTTTTAGTGTCACATTTGACTGGGATTATGACGAGTTTGGTGTTCCAGGAGCTTGCATTATCAAGAACTTACATCTTAGTGAGTTCTTCCTCAAGTCACTCACCCTTGAAGATGTTCCTAGTCATGGGAAAATTCATTTTGTCTGCAATTCTTGGGTTTATCCTGCTTTTAGATACAAGACAGACCGCATTTTCTTCGTGAATCAG GCTTATCTCCCAAGTGAAACACCAGAACCGTTGCGACAGCACAGAGAAAATGAACTAGTAACCTTAAGAGGAGATGGGACCGGAAAGCTTGAGGAATGGGACAGGATTTATGACTATGCTTATTACAATGACTTAGGCGATCCAAACAGAGGCGAAGAGTTTGCTAGGCCTGTCCTAGGAGGGTCCTCTGAATACCCGTATCCTCGTAGAGGCAGGACAGGTCGTGAACCAACCAAAACAG ATCCTTATTCCGAGAGCAGGATTCCATTGCTTATGAGCTTAGACATATATGTGCCAAGGGACGAGcgatttggacatgtgaagatGTCAGACTTCTTGACATTTACATTAAAATCCATTATTCAGATGCTTCTCCCTGGGTTTAAGTCTCTGTTTGATGGCACACCTAATGAGTTTGATAGATTTGAAGACGTACTTAAACTCTATGAAGGAGGAATCAAATTGCCTCAAGGCCCTTTGCTTAAAGCCATTACTGATGGCATTCCTTTCGAGatactaaaagatatccttCAAACTGATGGTCAAGGCCTACTTAAGTACCCAACTCCTCAGCTTATTCAAg AGGATAAAACTGCATGGAGGACGGATGAAGAATTTGCGAGAGAAATGCTGGCGGGAGTCAATCCTGTCATAATCAGTAGACTCCAA GAATTTCCTCCGAAAAGCAAGCTGGATCCTAACATATATGGCAACCAAAACAGTACAATTACCAGAGAGCTGATAGAGGATAAGTTGGATGGACTAACAGTTGATGAG GCAATCAAGACTAACAGGATATACATATTGAACTACCATGACACA ATCATGCCATATTTGAGGAGAATAAACACATCGACAAACACAAAAACCTATGCCTCAAGAACTTTGCTCTTTCTGCAAGATAATGGAACGTTGAAGCCACTAGCAATTGAACTAAGCTTGCCACATCCAGATGGAGATCAATTTGGTGCTGTTAGCAAAGTATATACACCAGCTGATCAAGGAGTTGAAGGTTCTATCTGGCAGTTGGCCAAAGCCTATGTAACAGTGATTGATTCGGGCATTCATCAGCTCGTCTGTCATTG GTTGAATACACACACAGTGATCGAGCCATTTGTGATTGCAACAAATAGGCAACTAAGTGTGCTTCACCCCATCCATAAACTTCTTTATCCTCATTTTCGTGACACAATGAACATAAATGCTTTAGCAAGACAAATGTTGGTCAATTGTGGTGGTTTTGTTGAGACACTTGTTTTTCCTGCCAAATATTCCATGGAAATGTCAGCAGTAGTATACAAAGATTGGGTTTTCCCTGAACAATCACTTCCTGCTGATCTCATCAAAAG GGGAGTTGCTGTTGAGGACTCGAGCTCCCCACATGGCATTCGCTTACTGATTCAGGACTATCCATATGCTGTTGATGGGTTGAAAATCTGGTCAGCAATCAAAAATTGGGTAAGTGAATATTGCAACTTCTATTATAAATCAGATGAATCGGTACAGAAAGACATTGAACTCCAAGCTTGGTGGAAAGAAATCCGCGAACAAGGACATGGTGACAAGAAAGATGAGCCCTGGTGGCCTAACATGCAAAATTTGCAAGAGCTCATAGATTCTTGCACCACCACAATATGGATAGCTTCAGCACTTCATGCAGCAGTTAATTTTGGGCAATACCCTTATGGTGGTTACCTCGTTAATCGCCCTACATTAAGCCGAAATTTCATGCCAGAACCAGGAAGTGCTGAGCATGAAGAGCTTAAGACAAATCCAGACAAGGTGTATCTCAAAACAATCGTTTCTCAGTGGCAGACACTGCTTGAAATTTCTGTCTTAGAGGTATTGTCAAGGCATGCTTCGGATGAGGTTTACTTGGGACAGAGGGACTCACCTGAATGGACAAAGGATCAAGAACCACTTTCAGCTTTTGAGAGGTTTGGAAATAAGCTAAGTGATATTGAGAATCAAATTATGCAGATGAATGGTGATGGGAAATGGAAGAACAGGTCAGGGCCTGTTAATGTTCCATATACTTTGCTCTTCCCCACAAGTGATGAGGGACTCACAGGCAAAGGAATTCCTAACAGTATATCAATATAG
- the LOC132064244 gene encoding probable linoleate 9S-lipoxygenase 5, producing MASSSKLENKKINGTVVLIKKRALELVPSEVVQQQAYEILGHKVSLQLISSVNGDSGKEMKGKLGNPTHLRDESNSGDESKFSVTFDRDEDVGAPGAFIIKNFNPREFFLKKLILEVDDPSHGGIQFVCNSWVYPAEKYKSDRIFFVNQAWLPSETPAQLRRYRQEELVNLRGNGIGKLEEWDRVYDYAYYNDLGDPEKGSTYVRPILGGSAKYPYPRRGRTGRPPTETDPNSESRLPLPMSFGIYVPRDEKFAPLKMTDFIGIALKVIVQLLVPELESLGNISLNEFNNFEEILKIYDGGINLPDDVLQRSSTEMLKEFIPSAGREFLKYPMPQVIKEDKSAWRTDEEFAREMLAGINPVCICRLKEFPPTSRLDMTVYGDQTSKLTREQIQNQLDGLTIEEAIKTNQLFILDHHDTVMPYLRQINMTSTKIYASRTLLFLQKDGTLKPLAIELSLPHPDGDQNGAISKVFTPHEDGVEGSIWQLAKAYVAVNDSGVHQLISHWLHTHATIEPFVIATSRQLSVLHPIYKLLHPHFRDTMHINALARQTLLNAGGILEQTVFPTKYAMEMTSVAYKDWTFPDQALPADLIKRDVAIEDPDSEHGIRLLIEDYPYAVDGLEIWSAIKSWVQEYCICYYKTDDMIQKDTELQAWWKELREEGHGDKKDAPWWPKMQTLKELIDSCTIIIWIASALHAAINFGQYPYGGYLPNRPSMSRRFMPEPGSHEYEELKTNPEKGYLRTITPQLQTLIGISAIEILSTHSSDEIYLGQRDNPEWTKDKEPLQAFERFGKKLAVIEEKIIKKNNDKKWKNRMGPINMPYTLLYPISEPGLTGKGIPNSVSI from the exons ATGGCATCAAGTAGTAAACTTGAAAACAAAAAGATCAATGGCACTGTTGTCCTTATCAAAAAGAGAGCTTTAGAGCTTGTTCCATCTGAAGTGGTACAACAGCAAGCTTATGAGATTCTTGGGCATAAGGTCAGCCTGCAACTTATCAGTTCTGTTAATGGAGATTCAG GGAAAGAAATGAAAGGGAAACTTGGGAACCCAACACACTTGAGAGATGAGAGTAACTCTGGTGATGAATCAAAGTTTAGTGTCACATTTGATAGGGATGAAGATGTTGGAGCTCCAGGAGCATTCATCATCAAGAACTTTAATCCTCGTGAGTTCTTTCTCAAGAAACTGATTCTTGAAGTTGATGATCCAAGTCATGGCGGTATCCAATTTGTCTGCAATTCTTGGGTTTATCCAGCTGAAAAGTACAAATCAGACCGCATTTTCTTTGTGAATCAG GCATGGCTTCCAAGTGAAACTCCAGCACAATTGCGTAGGTATAGGCAAGAAGAGTTGGTGAACTTGAGAGGAAATGGAATTGGAAAGCTCGAGGAGTGGGACAGGGTTTATGACTATGCTTATTATAATGACCTTGGAGATCCAGAAAAGGGTTCAACTTATGTTAGACCAATCCTAGGAGGATCTGCAAAGTATCCTTATCCGCGTAGAGGAAGAACCGGAAGGCCACCAACAGAAACCG ATCCTAATTCCGAGAGCAGGCTGCCACTGCCAATGAGCTTTGGCATTTATGTTCCACGAGATGAGAAATTTGCACCCCTAAAGATGACAGATTTTATTGGTATAGCACTTAAGGTCATCGTTCAGCTACTTGTCCCTGAGCTTGAGTCTTTAGGAAACATCAGCCTCAATGAGTTCAACAACTTTGaagagattttaaaaatttatgatgGAGGAATCAATCTTCCAGATGATGTTTTGCAGAGAAGTAGTACAGAGATGCTCAAGGAATTTATTCCAAGTGCTGGTCGGGAGTTTCTTAAGTATCCAATGCCACAGGTTATTAAAG AGGATAAGTCAGCTTGGAGAACAGATGAGGAATTTGCAAGAGAGATGCTGGCTGGAATAAACCCTGTCTGCATTTGTCGCCTTAAA GAGTTCCCTCCGACTAGTAGGTTGGACATGACAGTCTATGGTGACCAAACTAGCAAACTAACCAGAGAACAAATACAAAATCAGTTAGATGGACTCACTATAGAAGAG GCGATCAAGACGAATCAGCTTTTTATATTGGATCATCATGACACAGTTATGCCATATCTGAGGCAGATCAATATGACAAGTACAAAAATTTATGCCTCAAGAACTCTCCTCTTTCTACAAAAAGATGGGACGCTGAAACCATTAGCCATTGAACTAAGCTTGCCTCATCCCGATGGAGATCAAAATGGTGCCATTAGCAAAGTTTTTACACCACATGAAGATGGTGTTGAGGGTTCCATATGGCAATTGGCTAAAGCTTATGTTGCAGTCAATGACTCTGGAGTTCATCAACTAATCAGCCACTG GTTACACACTCATGCTACAATTGAGCCATTTGTCATTGCGACAAGCAGGCAGCTAAGCGTGCTTCATCCTATCTATAAGCTTCTGCATCCTCACTTCCGTGATACGATGCACATAAATGCCTTGGCTAGACAGACCCTACTAAATGCTGGAGGAATCCTTGAGCAAACAGTTTTCCCTACAAAATATGCTATGGAGATGACATCAGTTGCTTACAAGGACTGGACTTTTCCTGATCAAGCCCTCCCAGCTGATCTTATCAAGAG AGATGTGGCCATTGAGGATCCTGATTCGGAACATGGTATCCGCCTACTAATCGAGGACTATCCATATGCTGTGGATGGGCTAGAAATTTGGTCAGCCATCAAAAGTTGGGTCCAGGAGTATTGCATCTGCTATTACAAAACAGATGACATGATTCAGAAAGACACTGAACTTCAAGCCTGGTGGAAGGAACTCCGAGAAGAGGGACACGGTGACAAGAAAGATGCGCCATGGTGGCCTAAAATGCAGACCCTCAAAGAGCTGATTGACTCATGCACTATAATTATCTGGATTGCTTCTGCTCTTCATGCAGCCATCAATTTCGGGCAGTACCCTTATGGTGGCTACCTACCAAATCGTCCTTCAATGAGCCGAAGGTTCATGCCCGAGCCAGGCAGCCACGAGTATGAAGAGCTGAAGACAAACCCCGAAAAAGGATATCTGAGGACAATTACACCACAACTGCAGACACTAATTGGAATTTCTGCTATTGAGATTTTGTCAACACATTCTTCAGATGAAATTTACCTTGGCCAAAGAGACAATCCTGAGTGGACTAAGGACAAAGAGCCATTACAAGCATTTGAAAGATTTGGAAAGAAGCTGGCTGTAATTGAGgaaaaaattataaagaagAACAATGACAAGAAATGGAAGAACAGGATGGGGCCTATTAACATGCCATATACATTGCTTTATCCTATAAGTGAACCAGGACTTACTGGCAAAGGAATACCCAACAGTGTCTCAATATAA
- the LOC132064247 gene encoding probable linoleate 9S-lipoxygenase 5: MFLGKIVDAITGKDEEKKVKGRVVLMKKNVLDFNDIGASVVDDVVEFLGQKVSFQLISSVHADPENGLEGKRSNPAYLENWLTNITPIVAGESTFSVTFDWDHEEFGIPGAFIIKNSHHSEFFLKSLTLEDVPNHGKIHFVCNSWVYPAHKYKSDRIFFANQAYLPCDTPEPLRKYREDELITLRGDGTGKLEEWDRVYDYAYYNDLGDPDKGEDHGRPVLGGSSEYPYPRRGRTGREPTKTDPNSESRIPPVLSLDIYVPRDERFGHVKMSDFLASSLKSIMQLICPGFKALFDNTPNEFDSFEDVLKLYGEGIKLPQGPFLKAITDSIPLEILKELFHSDGEGLFKFPTPQVIQEGKNAWRTDEEFGREMLAGINPVLISRLQEFPPKSKLDPNIYGNQNSKITREQIEDKLDGLTVDEVIKANRLFILNHHDTVMPYLRRINTSTNTKTYASRTLLFLQDNGTLKPLAIELSLPHPDGNQSGTVSKVYTPANQGVEGSIWQLAKAHATVNDSGIHQLISHWLNTHAVIEPFVIATNRQLSVLHPIHKLLLPHFHDTMNINALARQTLIHSGGIVELTFFPAKYSMEMSAVVYKDWIFPEQALPADLIKRGVAVEDSSSPHRIRLLIQDYPYAVDGLKIWSAIKTWVSEYCNFYYKSNDAVQKDSELQAWWKELREEGHGDKKDEPWWPKMQTRQELIDSCTITIWIASALHSAVNFGQYPYAGYLVNRPSLSRMFMPEPGSPEYEELKTNPDKVFLKTVVPPMQTLLEISILEILSRHASDTLYLGQRDSPEWTKDQEALSAFERFGKKLSDIENQIMQMNGDEKWKNRSGLVKIPYTLLFPTSEEGLTGKGIPNSVSI, translated from the exons ATGTTTCTGGGCAAGATTGTGGATGCGATCACTggaaaagatgaagagaaaaaggtgaaAGGAAGAGTGGTGTTGATGAAGAAGAATGTTTTGGACTTCAATGACATAGGTGCttctgttgttgatgatgttgttgagtTCCTTGGCCAGAAGGTCTCTTTCCAGTTGATCAGTTCTGTTCATGCTGATCCTG AAAATGGTTTAGAAGGGAAACGCAGCAATCCAGCATACTTAGAGAACTGGCTTACAAACATCACTCCAATAGTAGCAGGTGAATCAACTTTTAGTGTTACATTTGACTGGGATCATGAGGAGTTTGGAATTCCAGGAGCATTCATTATCAAGAATTCACATCATAGTGAATTCTTTCTCAAGTCGCTCACCCTTGAAGATGTTCCTAATCATGGCAAAATTCATTTTGTTTGCAATTCTTGGGTTTATCCTGCTCATAAATACAAGTCCGACCGCATTTTCTTCGCGAATCAG GCCTATCTCCCATGTGATACACCAGAACCATTACGAAAATACAGAGAAGATGAGCTAATAACTTTAAGAGGAGATGGAACCGGAAAGCTAGAGGAATGGGACAGGGTGTAtgattatgcttactacaacgaCTTAGGTGATCCAGATAAAGGCGAAGATCATGGTAGGCCTGTCCTAGGAGGGTCCTCGGAGTACCCGTATCCTCGTAGAGGCAGGACAGGTCGCGAACCAACCAAAACAG ATCCTAATTCTGAGAGTAGGATTCCACCGGTTTTGAGCTTAGACATATATGTGCCAAGGGACGAGCGATTTGGTCATGTGAAGATGTCAGACTTCTTGGCATCTTCCTTAAAATCCATTATGCAGTTGATTTGCCCTGGGTTTAAAGCTTTATTCGATAACACACCTAATGAGTTTGATAGCTTTGAGGATGTACTTAAACTCTATGGAGAAGGAATCAAGTTGCCTCAAGGCCCTTTCTTGAAAGCCATTACTGATAGTATTCCTTTGGAGATACTAAAAGAACTTTTTCATTCTGATGGTGAAGGCCTATTCAAGTTCCCAACTCCTCAAGTCATTCAAG AGGGTAAAAATGCATGGAGGACGGATGAAGAATTTGGGAGAGAAATGTTGGCAGGAATCAATCCTGTCTTAATCAGTAGACTCCAA GAATTTCCTCCGAAAAGCAAGCTGGATCCTAACATATATGGCAACCAAAACAGTAAAATTACCAGAGAGCAGATAGAGGATAAGTTGGATGGACTAACAGTTGATGAG GTAATCAAGGCTAACAGGCTATTCATATTGAACCACCATGACACTGTTATGCCATACTTGAGGAGAATTAACACATCGACAAACACAAAAACTTATGCCTCAAGAACTTTGCTCTTCTTACAAGATAATGGAACTTTGAAGCCACTGGCAATTGAACTAAGCTTGCCACATCCAGACGGAAATCAATCTGGTACTGTTAGCAAAGTATATACACCTGCCAATCAAGGTGTTGAAGGTTCTATTTGGCAGTTGGCCAAAGCCCATGCAACAGTGAATGACTCGGGCATTCATCAGCTCATCAGTCACTG GTTGAATACACATGCGGTGATCGAGCCATTTGTGATTGCAACAAATAGGCAACTAAGTGTGCTTCACCCCATTCATAAGCTTCTCCTTCCTCATTTTCATGACACGATGAACATAAATGCTTTAGCAAGACAAACCTTGATCCATAGTGGCGGAATTGTTGAGTTGACTTTTTTTCCTGCCAAATATTCCATGGAAATGTCAGCAGTAGTTTACAAAGACTGGATTTTCCCTGAACAAGCACTTCCTGCTGATCTCATCAAAAG GGGAGTGGCTGTTGAGGACTCGAGCTCTCCACATAGAATTCGCTTACTAATTCAGGACTATCCATATGCTGTTGATGGGTTGAAAATCTGGTCAGCAATCAAAACTTGGGTAAGTGAATATTGCAACTTCTATTACAAATCTAATGACGCGGTACAGAAAGACAGTGAACTCCAAGCATGGTGGAAGGAACTCCGTGAAGAAGGACATGGTGATAAGAAAGATGAACCCTGGTGGCCTAAAATGCAGACTCGACAAGAGCTGATAGATTCTTGCACCATCACAATATGGATAGCTTCAGCACTTCATTCAGCAGTCAATTTTGGGCAATACCCTTATGCTGGTTACCTCGTCAATCGTCCTAGTTTAAGCCGAATGTTCATGCCAGAACCAGGAAGTCCTGAGTATGAAGAGCTCAAGACAAATCCAGACAAGGTATTCCTCAAAACAGTCGTTCCTCCAATGCAGACACTACTTGAAATTTCCATCTTAGAGATCTTGTCAAGGCATGCTTCGGATACTCTTTACCTCGGACAAAGGGACTCACCTGAATGGACAAAGGATCAAGAAGCACTTTCAGCTTTTGAGAGGTTTGGAAAGAAGCTAAGTGATATTGAGAATCAAATTATGCAGATGAATGGTGATGAGAAATGGAAGAACAGGTCAGGGCTTGTTAAAATTCCATATACTTTGCTCTTCCCCACAAGTGAAGAGGGACTTACAGGGAAAGGAATTCCTAACAGTGTGTCTATATAA
- the LOC132064245 gene encoding probable linoleate 9S-lipoxygenase 5, which yields MASTVKFLCKMIKKTLLGSGSPELIEHETNEIFEQFIVVEGDSTGESKKVKGTVVLMKRNFLDLDDVKASVVDRVDEILGHKVSLQLISAVHADPDNRYRGKHGKPAHLENWETKITPLTATDATFGVTFEWEEEAGIPGAFLIMNFHQKEFFLKTLTLDDVPGHGRVHFICNSWIYPSKYYKRDRIFFSNQTYLPSQTPALLRYYRVEELENLRGNEMGKLEEWDRIYDYDVYNDLGDPDKGPMYVRNILGGSTLYPYPRRGRTSRLPTETDPKSESRLPLLKSLDIYVPRDERFNQLKMSDFAAFALKLLSQFSLAELEASSFTEFDTFEDELKIYKDAFNFPFESLIHKIRDLVPMELLKELLRSDGEHLCKFPMPQVIKEDKSAWRTDEEFAREMLAGLNPLVICSLKEFPPTSKLDPTVFGNQKSTITEEHIKNNIDGLTVKQAIKENRLFILNHHDTLMPYLRRINTTTTKTYATRTLLFLQEDGTLKPLAVELSLPHPEGDQLGAVSKVYTPAIDGHDATVWQLAKAYVAVNDSGYHQLISHWLNTHAAVEPFVIASNRQLSVLHPLYKLLHPHFHDTMFINAFARQTLINACGIVEMTVFPSKYAMEMSAVMYKNWVFPDQALPTDLIKRGMAVEDSSSQHGLRLLIQDYPYAVDGLEIWSGIKSWVEEYCHFYYKSDDMIQSDSELQSWWKELREKGHGDKKDEPWWPKMQTVQELIDSCTIIIWVASALHAAVNFGQYPYAGYLPNRPTLSRRFIPEPGTPEYDELKMNPDKAFLKTITPQMQTLLGISLIEMLSRHTSDEVYLGQRDTPEWTTDQEPLQAFERFGKRLREIEEKITQMNCNESWKNRSGPVKMPYISLYPSSEMGLTGKGIPNSVSI from the exons ATGGCATCCACTGTCAAATTCTTGTgcaaaatgattaaaaaaactCTTTTGGGCAGTGGTTCACCAGAATTGATTGAACATGAAACCAATGAGATTTTTGAGCaattcattgttgttgaagGAGATTCAA CTGGTGAAAGCAAAAAAGTTAAAGGCACAGTTGTTTTGATGAAGAGGAATTTCTTGGATTTAGATGATGTCAAGGCATCTGTAGTCGACCGTGTTGATGAGATACTTGGACATAAGGTCTCTCTGCAGCTTATCAGTGCTGTCCATGCTGACCCTG ATAACAGGTACAGGGGAAAACATGGAAAGCCAGCACACCTGGAAAATTGGGAAACCAAAATCACACCTTTGACAGCAACTGATGCTACATTTGGAGTCACATTTGAATGGGAGGAAGAGGCTGGAATTCCAGGGGCTTTCCTTATTATGAACTTCCACCAAAAGGAATTCTTCCTAAAGACACTGACACTTGATGATGTTCCAGGCCATGGCCGAGTACACTTCATTTGCAATTCATGGATTTACCCTTCTAAGTACTACAAAAGAGATCGTATTTTCTTCTCCAATCAG ACTTACCTACCAAGCCAAACACCAGCGCTTCTTCGTTATTATCGAGTAGAAGAGCTGGAAAATCTGAGAGGAAATGAAATGGGGAAGCTGGAGGAATGGGACAGGATCTATGATTATGATGTCTATAATGATTTGGGCGATCCTGATAAGGGTCCAATGTACGTGCGCAATATTCTTGGAGGATCCACCTTGTACCCTTATCCTCGTCGAGGGAGAACAAGTCGATTGCCTACAGAAACAG ATCCTAAAAGTGAGAGTCGGCTGCCACTACTTAAAAGCTTGGATATTTATGTGCCCAGAGATGAGAGGTTCAATCAGCTGAAGATGTCGGATTTTGCAGCATTTGCATTGAAGTTATTGTCTCAGTTCTCTCTTGCTGAGCTTGAGGCTTCCAGCTTTACTGAGTTTGACACATTTGAGGATGAActgaaaatatataaagatGCATTTAACTTTCCTTTTGAATCCCTTATTCATAAAATCAGGGATCTTGTTCCAATGGAATTGCTGAAAGAGTTACTTCGATCAGACGGTGAGCACCTCTGTAAGTTTCCAATGCCACAAGTAATCAAAG AAGATAAATCTGCTTGGAGGACTGATGAAGAGTTTGCAAGAGAAATGTTGGCTGGATTAAACCCTCTTGTTATCTGTTCTCTAAAA GAGTTTCCTCCGACGAGTAAGCTGGATCCTACAGTTTTTGGCAACCAGAAGAGTACAATTACAGAGGAGCATATAAAGAACAATATAGATGGATTAACTGTTAAACAG GCAATCAAGGAGAACAGACTGTTCATATTGAATCACCATGATACTCTGATGCCATACCTGAGACGCATAAACACTACTACTACAAAGACTTATGCCACAAGAACTTTACTTTTTCTGCAAGAAGATGGAACATTGAAGCCATTAGCAGTTGAACTGAGCTTGCCACATCCAGAAGGTGATCAACTAGGAGCTGTTAGCAAAGTGTATACACCTGCAATTGATGGTCATGATGCAACCGTCTGGCAACTAGCGAAAGCTTATGTTGCAGTAAATGATTCTGGCTATCATCAGCTTATTTCCCATTG GTTGAATACTCATGCAGCAGTTGAGCCATTTGTGATTGCATCAAATAGGCAATTAAGTGTTCTCCATCCGCTTTACAAGCTTCTGCATCCCCACTTCCATGACACAATGTTCATAAATGCATTTGCAAGGCAGACCTTGATTAATGCTTGTGGAATTGTTGAGATGACAGTGTTTCCTTCCAAATATGCCATGGAAATGTCAGCTGTAATGTACAAGAACTGGGTGTTTCCTGATCAAGCACTTCCAACTGATCTTATTAAGAG AGGAATGGCAGTTGAGGATTCAAGTTCACAACACGGTCTTCGTTTGTTAATTCAAGACTATCCATATGCTGTTGATGGCTTGGAAATCTGGTCAGGAATTAAAAGTTGGGTTGAGGAATACTGTCATTTCTATTACAAATCAGACGACATGATTCAGAGTGATTCTGAACTCCAATCCTGGTGGAAGGAGCTGCGAGAGAAGGGACACGGTGACAAAAAAGACGAGCCCTGGTGGCCTAAAATGCAGACGGTCCAAGAACTAATAGACTCGTGCACCATCATTATATGGGTTGCTTCAGCACTTCATGCAGCAGTCAATTTTGGGCAATACCCTTATGCTGGTTACCTCCCTAATCGTCCCACATTAAGCCGAAGATTCATACCAGAGCCGGGAACTCCTGAATACGACGAGCTCAAGATGAATCCTGACAAGGCGTTCTTGAAAACTATCACACCTCAGATGCAGACACTGCTCGGGATTTCCCTCATAGAGATGTTGTCTAGGCATACTTCAGATGAGGTTTATTTAGGACAACGTGACACCCCTGAATGGACAACGGATCAAGAACCACTGCAAGCTTTTGAAAGATTTGGAAAGAGGCTGAGAGAGATTGAGGAAAAAATTACACAAATGAATTGTAATGAGAGTTGGAAGAATAGGTCAGGGCCTGTTAAGATGCCTTACATTTCACTCTACCCCTCAAGTGAAATGGGATTAACTGGTAAAGGAATTCCCAACAGTGTGTCCATATAA